The sequence TTCTTCTGATTTCTTTGATGACAACATCATATGCTTCGTCCCACTCAATCGGAACAAAACCTTTACCTTCTACCCTTTTGTATGGTGAAAGTAAACGATCCGGATGGTTATCCTGCATATATCGTTGCACACCTTTTGGGCACAGTCTTCCTTCATTAAAAGGGAAATCATTCCATGGTTCGAAACCTACAACTTTTTTGTCTTTCACTTTTAATTGAATTCCACATTGTAAACCACAAAAACAGCAGTGTGTTTTCACCAAAGCATCGGGATTTTGAGGATTTGATCTCACTGTTCCCTTGTTTGGGTAATGCTTGTGGGGTCCGAATACATTAATGATTTCGTCGGCTGTTACGGGTAATTTTGCCATTTCTATTTTATTTTAACCAAAATAATTTCCTGATTCTTGTCTTGCTTTAAGATGCGCTTTTGCAAGCATTGCTCTTTTTCCTTCGGGGCTGTAATCTAGATAACTTTTTCCTTCTTCATTTTCTAGATTGAAACCTATTTCTTGGGTGATTTCTTTTAAATCTTCTATGTGCATTGAAGTAGTATATTCATCTCCTGTATGCGGACAAATCTGCATTCCGCGACGTCTTCCTTCTATTTTATAGATGTTTGCACCCACTTGTGCAGGTCTTTGAAAAATGTGAAAGAATTTTCCGAAAGGAATCCACATCAGAAACATCGCAACAGTAATTGCGTGAATAATTGCCATAAACTGGCTCATTTTACCTTCGAGATAAGTATAATCAAACCAAATTCCTAATCCTGTAACTGAAACTGCAACGAGTAAAATCAACGGAAGCCAATCTCTTTCAAACCATTGTGTTGCTATTAAACCTTCATCAATAAATCTTCTATGCATCATTATCAAACAACCTACGATAACCATAATCGCAGTCCAGACCAAAATGTGGAAAAAAAAAACTGCAATAAAGGTATCTAATGGAAAAGTCATCACCGTTACTCCCATCATATGTGTTTCGTAGATATCAATAGTTCCAGGTTTAAGCGTAAAGTGCAGCCAACCAAATGTAAGCCCGAAAGTAACTCCAAAAGAAATTAAACATCCGGTAGCTAAAAGAAAATGTCCAAGCCAGCGCATCCTTCCTCTCGGTACAATAAATTTTTGGAATAAAATATTACGAACAGAAAGCCGAATGACCTCTTTCATATACACCGGATAATCTTTGCTAA comes from Chryseobacterium sp. 3008163 and encodes:
- a CDS encoding MFS transporter, with protein sequence MFSIFTNINKKAFINAIIATFVVIAITILGSVNLQNFDAALIIYFFGTISMTFGVVYHHSVWKQRPATQKYWKRTWEFIFSKDYPVYMKEVIRLSVRNILFQKFIVPRGRMRWLGHFLLATGCLISFGVTFGLTFGWLHFTLKPGTIDIYETHMMGVTVMTFPLDTFIAVFFFHILVWTAIMVIVGCLIMMHRRFIDEGLIATQWFERDWLPLILLVAVSVTGLGIWFDYTYLEGKMSQFMAIIHAITVAMFLMWIPFGKFFHIFQRPAQVGANIYKIEGRRRGMQICPHTGDEYTTSMHIEDLKEITQEIGFNLENEEGKSYLDYSPEGKRAMLAKAHLKARQESGNYFG